One region of Eupeodes corollae chromosome 1, idEupCoro1.1, whole genome shotgun sequence genomic DNA includes:
- the LOC129938551 gene encoding phosphoenolpyruvate carboxykinase [GTP]-like, with the protein MPEFIEKSNVLPTYLLKNKAQTNFGLYNHIRGVNISNGSLSNLTSNVKAFVEQAVSLCQPDQVHICDGSDMENKLLLKQLVEAGTIVALPKYENCWLARTNPGDVARVESKTFICTEEKHEAITSPSEGVKGTLGNWISPNDMEEAVQQRFPGCMKGRTMYVVPFSMGPVGSPLSKIGIELTDSAYVVASMRIMTRMGKSVLDQLQKCEEFVKCLHSVGTPASGVVEIPSWPCDPERTIILHKPAENLIVSYGSGYGGNSLLGKKCFALRIGSTIAKREGWLAEHMLILGITNPAGEKKYITAAFPSACGKTNLAMLSPSLANYKVECVGDDIAWMKFDNNGVLRAINPENGFFGVAPGTSMETNPIAMNTVFKNTLFTNVASTSDGGVYWEGMESSLAPGVQITDWLGMPWDKNSGRPAAHPNSRFCTPASQCPIIDPAWEDPEGVPISAILFGGRRPAGVPLVYEANSWEHGVFVGAAMRSEATAAAEFRGKVIMHDPFAMRPFFGYNFGDYLAHWLSMDKSGRSLPKIFHINWFRKASDGSFLWPGYGENSRVLEWILKRVDNEPCYVDSPIGRMPTKDGLNLSGMSTQIDVNRLFSLEKDFWTEEVKAISTYFETQVGADLPPAVNEELKSLERRVAEM; encoded by the exons ATGCCTGAGtttatagaaaaatcaaatgt ATTGCCTACATATTTGTTGAAGAACAAAGCCCAAACGAACTTCGGACTTTACAACCATATTCGAGGAGTGAATATATCCAATGGTAGCTTGTCCAACTTGACATCGAATGTGAAGGCGTTCGTTGAGCAAGCCGTTTCGCTTTGTCAACCTGATCAAGTGCATATCTGCGATGGATCGGATATGGAGAATAAGTTGCTTTTGAAGCAACTTGTCGAAGCTGGAACTATTGTGGCATTGCCAAAGTATGAGAATTGTTGGTTGGCCAGAACAAATCCGGGCGATGTGGCTCGTGTGGAGTCGAAGACGTTTATTTGCACTGAAGAAAAGCATGAGGCTATTACAAGTCCCTCGGAAGGAGTGAAGGGAACATTGGGAAATTGGATTTCACCCAATGACATGGAGGAGGCTGTGCAGCAGCGCTTCCCGGGATGCATGAAGGGAAGGACTATGTACGTGGTTCCGTTTTCAATGGGACCCGTTGGATCGCCACTCTCCAAAATCGGTATCGAGCTTACCGACTCAGCGTATGTGGTGGCATCCATGAGAATTATGACCCGTATGGGAAAATCGGTGCTCGATCAGTTGCAGAAGTGTGAAGAGTTCGTAAAGTGCCTGCATTCGGTGGGAACTCCAGCAAGTGGAGTTGTGGAAATCCCTTCTTGGCCGTGTGATCCTGAAAGAACAATAATCCTGCACAAGCCCGCTGAGAATCTAATTGTGTCCTACGGATCGGGTTATGGAGGCAATTCCTTGTTGGGTAAGAAGTGTTTCGCTTTGAGAATCGGAAGCACAATCGCTAAACGTGAGGGATGGCTCGCTGAACATATGCTGATCCTTGGAATTACTAATCCAGCTGGGGAGAAGAAATACATCACTGCAGCGTTCCCGTCGGCTTGTGGAAAAACTAATTTGGCTATGTTGAGTCCTTCGCTGGCAAACTACAAGGTAGAGTGTGTAGGAGATGACATCGCTTGGATGAAATTCGACAACAATGGGGTCTTGCGTGCCATCAACCCCGAAAATGGATTTTTTGGAGTTGCACCAGGAACCTCGATGGAAACAAATCCTATTGCCATGAACACAGTCTTTAAGAACACCCTCTTCACAAATGTCGCCTCGACATCAGACGGAGGTGTTTACTGGGAAGGCATGGAAAGCAGTCTGGCACCTGGAGTACAAATTACCGATTGGCTAGGTATGCCCTGGGACAAGAACTCAGGTCGCCCAGCAGCACATCCCAATTCCCGATTCTGTACACCAGCATCCCAGTGCCCAATTATTGATCCGGCTTGGGAAGATCCAGAAGGTGTGCCAATCAGTGCAATTCTGTTCGGTGGACGTCGTCCTGCAGGAGTTCCCCTAGTCTATGAAGCCAATTCCTGGGAACATGGTGTATTTGTCGGAGCAGCGATGAGAAGTGAAGCAACTGCCGCAGCTGAATTCCGCGGAAAAGTCATCATGCACGACCCGTTCGCTATGCGTCCATTCTTCGGCTATAACTTCGGAGACTACCTGGCGCATTGGCTAAGCATGGACAAGAGTGGACGAAGCCTTCCGAAAATATTCCACATCAATTGGTTCCGCAAGGCAAGTGATGGTTCATTCTTATGGCCCGGATACGGCGAGAACTCCAGAGTCCTCGAATGGATTCTGAAGCGAGTTGACAATGAACCGTGCTACGTTGACTCACCCATCGGTCGTATGCCCACCAAAGACGGACTGAATCTCAGTGGAATGTCAACACAAATCGATGTCAATCGACTTTTCTCCTTGGAAAAGGACTTCTGGACGGAGGAAGTTAAAGCTATTTCAACTTACTTCGAAACACAAGTGGGAGCCGACCTACCACCTGCCGTCAATGAAGAACTAAAAAGCTTAGAACGGCGTGTGGCTGAAatgtaa
- the LOC129939696 gene encoding phosphoenolpyruvate carboxykinase [GTP]-like, translating to MIFGKLQRSVTGAAKTLRVWQVHRVRNITAYTGTSLTELPPNAAAFIKNSEEMCQPDKVHICDGSNVENRWLTEKLVAQGTLSPLKKYENCWLARTNPSDVARVESKTFICTENKDEAVVGSLGNWISPENMKTAINQRFPSCMKGRTMYVIPFSMGPVGSPLSKVGIEITDSPYVVESMRIMTRIGIDVVHQLQKNAEFVKCLHSVGRPENGIVEFPAWPCDPARTIILHKPDENFIASYGSGYGGNSLLGKKCFALRIGSTIAKREGWLAEHMLILGITNPQGEKIYVAAAFPSACGKTNLAMMTPTLPGYKIECVGDDIAWMRFDENGQLRAINPEYGFFGVAPGTSKETNPIAMQTIFKNTIFTNVASTSDGGVYWEGLEKEHSADVAITDWLGKPWTKGSSKTPAAHANSRFCTPATQCPIIDPAWEDPRGVPISAILFGGRRPKGIPLVYEARSWAHGVFIGASMRSESTAAAEHTKKVIMHDPFAMRPFFGYNFGKYLEHWLSMENRGKVPKIFHVNWFLKNKDGKFMWPGFGENSRVLDWVFRRVKGENCAKDSAIGFVPSEGALRTDGLDNLPESLDKLFDLPKDFWLQEVSEIEKYFETEIGNHLPNAVTKELTYLKERISKM from the coding sequence GGCTGCAAAAACTCTGCGAGTATGGCAGGTGCATAGGGTTCGCAATATAACCGCTTACACCGGCACCAGTCTCACTGAACTACCTCCAAATGCTGCGGCTTTCATCAAGAACTCTGAAGAAATGTGCCAACCCGACAAAGTTCACATTTGTGATGGAAGTAATGTTGAAAATCGATGGTTAACAGAAAAATTGGTGGCTCAGGGAACTCTAAGTCCTTTGAAAAAGTACGAAAACTGTTGGTTAGCCAGGACTAATCCAAGTGATGTTGCCAGAGTTGAGtcgaaaacatttatttgcacCGAGAACAAAGACGAAGCAGTTGTTGGTTCCCTGGGTAATTGGATTTCTCCAGAAAACATGAAAACTGCAATAAATCAGCGATTTCCATCGTGTATGAAGGGGCGTACGATGTACGTGATACCGTTTTCTATGGGGCCAGTGGGTTCCCCGCTTTCGAAAGTCGGAATTGAAATCACTGATTCTCCGTATGTTGTTGAGTCGATGCGTATTATGACAAGAATTGGAATCGATGTCGTTCACCAATTGCAGAAGAATGCTGAATTCGTGAAGTGTCTCCATTCGGTTGGACGTCCTGAAAATGGGATTGTAGAGTTTCCTGCATGGCCATGTGATCCAGCGCGAACAATTATCCTCCACAAACCTGATGAGAACTTCATAGCGTCTTATGGCTCGGGTTATGGTGGAAATTCTTTATTGGGAAAGAAATGCTTTGCACTCAGGATTGGGAGCACTATTGCCAAGCGTGAGGGCTGGTTGGCTGAGCATATGTTGATTTTGGGTATAACGAACCCTCAAGGCGAGAAAATCTATGTTGCCGCAGCTTTTCCTTCAGCTTGTGGCAAGACAAACCTGGCCATGATGACTCCCACCTTACCTGGTTATAAGATTGAATGTGTGGGGGATGATATAGCTTGGATGAGATTCGATGAAAACGGACAGCTTCGAGCCATAAACCCTGAATATGGTTTCTTTGGGGTCGCCCCTGGAACTTCAAAGGAAACAAATCCCATAGCTATGCAAACGATCTTCAAAAACACGATATTCACAAATGTTGCTTCCACCTCCGACGGTGGAGTGTACTGGGAGGGTCTGGAAAAAGAACACTCTGCAGATGTTGCGATAACAGATTGGTTGGGCAAGCCTTGGACAAAGGGAAGCAGTAAGACACCAGCAGCTCATGCTAATTCTCGGTTCTGCACGCCAGCAACCCAGTGCCCCATAATTGACCCAGCGTGGGAAGATCCCCGAGGAGTTCCAATCAGTGCAATTCTTTTCGGAGGTCGTCGACCGAAAGGCATTCCCCTGGTGTATGAGGCCCGGTCTTGGGCTCATGGGGTATTTATAGGAGCATCTATGCGCAGTGAGTCAACAGCAGCAGCGGAACATACCAAAAAGGTAATAATGCACGATCCGTTTGCTATGCGGCCATTCTTTGGatacaattttggaaaatatctaGAACACTGGCTTAGTATGGAAAACCGAGGTAAAGTTCCAAAAATCTTCCATGTCAACTGGTTCCTCAAAAACAAAGACGGCAAATTCATGTGGCCCGGTTTTGGAGAAAATTCAAGAGTCCTTGATTGGGTATTTAGACGTGTGAAGGGGGAAAACTGTGCCAAAGATTCAGCTATTGGATTTGTACCTTCCGAAGGAGCTCTCCGCACCGATGGCCTTGATAATCTTCCCGAAAGCCTCGATAAACTATTTGATCTACCAAAAGATTTCTGGCTACAAGAAGTTagtgaaatagaaaaatattttgagactGAAATAGGCAATCATTTGCCAAATGCTGTGACCAAAGAATTGACTTatttgaaagaacgaatttcaaaaatgtaa